TACAGTTTCGACAGAACCATCGAGATCTAGCTCAGTGGCTTTTTGTTTCATTTCACGAAGGCCGTTCGTATCAACATCCGTCCCGACTACTGTCAATCCGTTTGCTGCTAGTGCAATTGCCGTTGCTCTTCCAATACCGGACGCTGCACCAGTAACGATTGCGCAGTTTTCTTCAGTAAATGAATTGTCGTTCACCGTCTCAATGTCATCCATCTCAATTTTTGGAACGCGCACATCCGAGCTTTTCATCAATAGAAACTACCGACTAAGATCACCTAACATCAAGTGTTAATATATAAACTAAGCCATGTGCTGAAATCCTATGTAAATTACTCCATAGTTGAGTGAATGTGACGACTAGGAGAATGACTGCATACAACTCAGTTATTAGAAGGAGTCAGTAAAGTGTCAGATTCCACATTTGCAGGCTCTGGATAAGAGTCATCCTGCTGCATCTCAATTTGCTCTTCTAAATCATTCAGAATCGTGACCACCTGTGAGAGCACTTTCCGTTGCCCTCGGCGAAGGTTCTTTGAGGCGCCCGCTTTAGAGATCTCAAATTCTTCAGCAAGATCCTCAAGCGAGGTATCTCGGGGAGAGGAAAAATATCCGTCTTCAATTGCTGTTTCAAGAGTATCTCGTTCTTTGTCCGTAAGGTTCTGTAGTTCCCTCAGTAAGCCACTTATTGATTCAATATTCTGCAGGACATCTAGGAAGTCATCAACATGAATTGATGTGTCATCCTTAACCTGATATTCATTATTTCTCTCAAGCTCGGAAAGAGCATCATCAGAATCAGTCCCCCTGTCAAATCCAATGTTCCAGACCTCACTTCCT
This portion of the Salinarchaeum sp. IM2453 genome encodes:
- a CDS encoding helix-turn-helix domain-containing protein, producing the protein MESLKLDMIQYDCPYIRTTRQHDIAFHARHWDFNHASNVLDTRMVAIGADRQELHQGLKSLNNDEMFHEFELLAQQQNTAVIRSRIDETNAMSVIRGHNGYVTGPFVIRGGSEVWNIGFDRGTDSDDALSELERNNEYQVKDDTSIHVDDFLDVLQNIESISGLLRELQNLTDKERDTLETAIEDGYFSSPRDTSLEDLAEEFEISKAGASKNLRRGQRKVLSQVVTILNDLEEQIEMQQDDSYPEPANVESDTLLTPSNN